The Heliorestis convoluta genome includes the window CAGATGGAAACAATATGAAGCAATAGAAGCAAAAGCAAGAAGAGAAGAAAGGAGGAAATACAAAATATGAGCGACGCAATCTTACGACAAATCCTCAACGAACTACAAGGCCTCAAAGAAGGACAAGCCCGCTTAGAAGCAAGAATGGACAAGATAGAAGCGAAAGTCGACAACCTCGCAACAAGAATGGACATCGTAGAAGCAGACCTATCCGTATTAAAAGAAGGCCAAGCTCGTCTAGAATCCAGAATGGAGCATCTAGAATCCAGAATGGAGCACCTAGAATCCAGAATGGAGCATCTAGAATCCAGAATGGACAGCCTAGAAGCAGACATGACCAGCCTCAAAGAAGGACAAGCCCGCCTAGAACAAGGCCAAAAACGCCTCGAACGGAGCCAAGAAGAAAACGTCATCACCCTACTTAACATCATCAACGACAAACAAGAAAGCCTTAACAAAAAACAAAACGAAATGAACCTCGTACTCAAAGAACTGACCTACCAATCCTTCAAGCACGAAGCCGAAATCAAAGAAATACGCCAAGAAATCAACCTAGGCGCATAACAAAGCCCAAAAAGACTAGCGGCCAGTGGAGCACAAGCACCCACAAGCCGCTAGTCTTTTTTTCACAACTGTCCTTCAATCACTTGCACATATCGAGCTGCATTGGCCTCAAAATCATACAAAGCCTTCAAATCACCATAATCAAAATCAAAAACACCACCCAGGCGCAGCTCCACAAAATCCATCAGAACCTGGGCGATCACAGAACGTTCATAAGGCGCATTCAAAAAACGATCATAAATCACCGGTCCCACATTCAAAACAGGCTTACAAGCATGGAGATAATCAATAATCTTACTCGGCACCTGCGTCGACGACAAATTACTCAGATTCACAAGTAAATCCATCTCCTTCATCACAGCCAAAACCTCATCACGAGGCCGGAAATGATTCACCCGAATCGGCACATCATCAACAGCATAACCAGCACCCTCAATATAATCCATCATAGCACCAGCATTGCCAAAATAATGAAAACACAACTGCGGAAACTGCTTCGCCGCCTCCACCAAACCATGAACAAACTCCGTCGGATTCCGAATATCGGCATACAACTCGCCCGCATAAAGCAAATTGATCTTTGAAGAATCGACAACATACCTATGACGAGACCCATCATCGACTACACTATCACCAGCCGCAGACTCAGCAACAGCAGCACTCGTCACAGCCGCAGCCCCATCCTTCGGCTGCGCAAAAAGCTGAGGAATCACCACAACGCGCTCCGCAGGAACGCCCAGATCAACATAACAAGGCGTCGCCTTCTCCGTAGGAATCACAACCCGATCGACCTTCGAAAGCATCAACCGCTCCAAAGGCCCATCATAAAAGCGATTCTCAAAATGAGGATTATTCGAAAAAGGATCACTATAATCAGCAACCCAAAGCAACTGAGGCGCCTTCCGCTTCACCAAAAAACCCGTCACATGAGGCGACAAAGGCAACCCATTCGTCACCATCGCCGAAGCACGAGCCGCCAAACCCTCAGCCACTATGTATCGATAGGCATTAATCGCCCACTCCACCGTCCGATCAGGCCAGATAAAATAATGATGGCCCCACTTCATCACCGAACGCAGCAAAGAATAATCAATCAAAACCCGCGTCTCCACATCCTTAACCCGCTTCGTCCGATGAAAAAAATAGCCAGCCTTCACAGCATGCACCTGAACCCGATCATCCCCTTGATGCGGCAAGTCCGCATTCTCAAGACGAGGAATCACCAGATCCACCCCATGCCCCTGATCCAAAAGCCCCTGCACAATCCCCTGTGCATGAAAAGACCGAGGCGTATTCTCGGGATAATAAAAATAACTAACAACAATAACACGCATCAAACAACAACCTCATTTTCCCGAAAAATAACACACAAAGGGACGGTACTACCGCCAGATCCCCCGCGTATCAATCACAATCTTCTCCTTCAAAATCTCCCGATCCACAAAAGCAAAAGCCCGATGATTTACCAAAAGCACCACAATATCAGCAGCCTGAATCGCCTGCCTCATATCCGCAAAATGCACACCATCATAACAAGCCAACGAAGCCGGCAACGCCGCAATATGAGGCTCCACCACATAAAGCTCGCCCACCTCGTCAGAAGCCAGATGACGCACAATCTCCAAAGCCGGACTCTCCCGCAAATCATCAATATCAGCCTTAAAAGAAAGCCCCAACAGCGCAATCACCGGTCGGCGAAAACGCTCCGCCTTCTCCTTAATCTTACGCAACACATGAAAAGGCTTCCCATCATTCACATACCGAGCCGTCCGAATCAACCGCGCCTCCTCCGGCGCCGAATCCACAATAAACCAAGGATCCACTGCAATACAATGACCACCCACCCCAGGTCCCGGCTGCAAAATACTCACCCGCGGATGGCGATTGGCCAGATCAATCAATTCCCACACATTCACATCCAAACGCTCGCAAATCAACGAAAGCTCATTGGCAAAAGCAATATTCACATCACGAAACGCATTCTCCGTCAACTTCGCCAACTCCGCCGTCCGAGCCGACGTCAGCAGAATCTGCCCCTTCACAAAAGACTGATAAAAAAGACAAGCCCGCTCCGCCGAAGCCAGATCAATGCCGCCCACAATCCGGTCGTTATCAATCAACTCCCGCAAAATCTGCCCCGGCAACACCCGCTCCGGACAATGCGCCAGATACACCTGCCCCGGCACCTTCAGATCAGGCCGCAACTCCCGCAACCACTGAGCAATCGCCTCTGTCGTTCCCACAGGACTGGTCGACTCCAAAATAACCAAATCTCCCGCCTTTATATAGGAAGAAATAGCACGCGTCGCCGCCTCAATATAAGAAAGATCAGGCACATGCCCCTCCTTAAACGGCGTCGGCACCGCCAGAACAAAAACATCAGCCTCTTCCGGATCCATCGAAGCCTTCAAATTCCCACTATGGACAGCCGACTTCACCAAAACATCCAGATCAGGCTCATAAATATGGATCTCACCACGATTAATCGTCTCCACAGCCTGCGCATTCACATCAACACCATGAACACGAAAACCCTTCGTCGCTAACAAACTCGCCGTGGGCAACCCAATATAACCAAGCCCAACCACACAAACCTTCTCCATACAGCACCTCGACCTTTACAAAATAACAGTTAACAAAAAATTCGACAAAAAAACATCAACTCCTGTTTTCGGGGTCGTACCCCACAACAATTCACAAAATTCAGAAAATACAGATCATAAAAACCCACCCCACCAAAAAGAAATAGCAGCAACAAAATATCCATAAAGAAGGAAAAAAAAGATCAAAAGGGAATACATATCCTTTGAATAGCAAAAAAAGACGCAACAATAACAAAGGCAACAAAAGCGAAATCGGAAGGAGGTGATAGCACCAAAAACAGACCAACACAAGACAAAAACCACATACACAATACTTGCTCTACACGCAACATCCAACAAGACTAGAGCAATGCCAAGCATTGTAAACAAAGGAAAGGTGTGACGACAACCCCCATGAAAAAACTTTTCAAAGCAATGCTGATCCTTTGCCTGGTCATCGGAACCACAACAGCAGCATTCGCCGCCAACTTCAGTGACATCAAAGGACACTGGGCCGAACCATGGA containing:
- the wecC gene encoding UDP-N-acetyl-D-mannosamine dehydrogenase, whose product is MEKVCVVGLGYIGLPTASLLATKGFRVHGVDVNAQAVETINRGEIHIYEPDLDVLVKSAVHSGNLKASMDPEEADVFVLAVPTPFKEGHVPDLSYIEAATRAISSYIKAGDLVILESTSPVGTTEAIAQWLRELRPDLKVPGQVYLAHCPERVLPGQILRELIDNDRIVGGIDLASAERACLFYQSFVKGQILLTSARTAELAKLTENAFRDVNIAFANELSLICERLDVNVWELIDLANRHPRVSILQPGPGVGGHCIAVDPWFIVDSAPEEARLIRTARYVNDGKPFHVLRKIKEKAERFRRPVIALLGLSFKADIDDLRESPALEIVRHLASDEVGELYVVEPHIAALPASLACYDGVHFADMRQAIQAADIVVLLVNHRAFAFVDREILKEKIVIDTRGIWR
- a CDS encoding glycosyltransferase, whose protein sequence is MRVIVVSYFYYPENTPRSFHAQGIVQGLLDQGHGVDLVIPRLENADLPHQGDDRVQVHAVKAGYFFHRTKRVKDVETRVLIDYSLLRSVMKWGHHYFIWPDRTVEWAINAYRYIVAEGLAARASAMVTNGLPLSPHVTGFLVKRKAPQLLWVADYSDPFSNNPHFENRFYDGPLERLMLSKVDRVVIPTEKATPCYVDLGVPAERVVVIPQLFAQPKDGAAAVTSAAVAESAAGDSVVDDGSRHRYVVDSSKINLLYAGELYADIRNPTEFVHGLVEAAKQFPQLCFHYFGNAGAMMDYIEGAGYAVDDVPIRVNHFRPRDEVLAVMKEMDLLVNLSNLSSTQVPSKIIDYLHACKPVLNVGPVIYDRFLNAPYERSVIAQVLMDFVELRLGGVFDFDYGDLKALYDFEANAARYVQVIEGQL